The following are encoded together in the Peromyscus leucopus breed LL Stock chromosome 1, UCI_PerLeu_2.1, whole genome shotgun sequence genome:
- the LOC114706686 gene encoding olfactory receptor 51B6, producing the protein MGIFSSAMPTNWLNTSSSPFLLTGFPGLEKAHHLISLPMLVTYISILLGNGTLLFLIKDDHNLHEPMYYFLCMLAATDLGVTLTTMPTVLGVLWFNHREIGHGACFSQAYFIHTLSIVESGVLLAMAYDRFIAIRNPLRYTTILTDTRVIQIGIGVLTRAGLSIMPIIIRLHWFPYCRSHVLSHAFCLHQDVIKLACADITFNRLYPVVVVFAMVLLDFLIIFFSYVLILKTVMGIASTDERAKALNTCVSHICCILVFYVTVVGLTFIHRFGKHVPHVVHITMSYIYFLFPPFMNPVIYSIKTKQIQSGLLRLFSLPCSRT; encoded by the coding sequence ATGGGGATATTTTCCTCCGCAATGCCTACAAACTGGCTCAACACCTCTTCCTCCCCATTTCTGCTCACTGGCTTCCCAGGTCTGGAGAAAGCCCATCACCTGATCTCTCTCCCAATGCTGGTGACCTATATCTCCATATTGCTTGGCAACGGCacccttctttttctcattaagGATGACCACAACCTCCATGAGCCCATGTACTATTTCTTATGTATGCTGGCAGCCACAGACCTTGGAGTAACATTGACCACAATGCCCACAGTGCTGGGTGTGCTGTGGTTTAATCACAGGGAGATTGGTCATGGAGCCTGCTTCTCTCAGGCGTACTTTATCCACACTCTCTCTATTGTGGAGTCAGGGGTCTTGCTTGCCATGGCTTATGACCGCTTTATTGCCATTCGCAACCCACTAAGATATACCACCATCCTTACAGATACTAGAGTAATACAGATTGGCATAGGTGTATTGACAAGGGCTGGTCTATCAATCATGCCAATAATCATTCGCCTGCATTGGTTTCCCTATTGTCGATCCCATGTACTCTCTCATGCTTTCTGTCTACACCAAGATGTCATCAAGCTAGCCTGTGCCGACATTACATTCAATCGTCTCTATCCAGTTGTGGTTGTATTTGCAATGGTACTGCTAGATTTCCTGATCATCTTTTTCTCCTATGTTTTAATTCTCAAGACTGTCATGGGCATTGCCTCTACAGATGAGCGGGCAAAGGCCCTCAACACGTGTGTCTCCCATATCTGTTGCATCCTGGTCTTCTATGTGACTGTGGTTGGTCTGACATTTATTCACAGGTTTGGAAAGCATGTTCCTCACGTGGTCCATATCACAATGAGCTATATctactttcttttccctccttttaTGAACCCTGTCATCTATAGCATTAAGACCAAACAGATTCAGAGTGGTTTGCTTCGTTTATTCTCCCTGCCTTGTTCTAGAACATGA
- the LOC114706679 gene encoding olfactory receptor 51B2-like, whose product MWPNISAAPFLLTGFPGLEAVHSWISIPFFAIYISVLLGNGTLLYLIKDDHNLHEPMYYFLAMLAGTDLTVTLTTMPTVMAVLWVNHREIRHGACFLQAYIIHSLSIVESGVLLAMSYDRFVAICTPLHYNSILTNSRVIKIGLGVVLRGFLSLVPPILPLFWFPYCRSHVLSHAFCLHQDVMKLACADITFNRVYPVVLVALTFFLDVLIIVFSYVLILKTVMGIASGEERAKALNTCVSHISCVLVFYITVIGLTFIHRFGKHAPHVVHITMSYVYFLFPPFMNPIIYSIKTKQIQRSILRLLSV is encoded by the coding sequence ATGTGGCCCAATATCAGTGCTGCCCCGTTTTTGCTGACAGGCTTCCCAGGACTGGAAGCAGTTCATTCCTGGATCTCCATTCCCTTCTTTGCCATCTATATCTCTGTCCTTCTGGGCAATGGCACACTCCTCTACCTCATCAAGGATGATCACAACCTCCATGAACCCATGTACTATTTCCTTGCTATGCTGGCAGGCACAGACCTCACAGTTACACTGACTACAATGCCTACTGTAATGGCAGTCTTATGGGTGAATCACAGAGAAATAAGACACGGGGCCTGCTTCTTACAGGCCTACATCATTCACTCCCTTTCCATTGTGGAGTCAGGGGTCTTGCTTGCCATGTCTTATGATCGTTTTGTTGCCATCTGCACACCTCTGCATTACAACTCTATCCTTACCAATTCCAGGGTTATAAAGATAGGACTTGGGGTAGTACTGAGGGGCTTTTTATCTCTTGTGCCCCCAATCCTGCCTCTCTTTTGGTTTCCATACTGCCGTTCCCATGTTCTTTCTCATGCCTTCTGCCTCCACCAAGATGTCATGAAACTTGCATGTGCTGACATCACCTTTAACCGTGTGTACCCAGTTGTTTTGGTTGCCTTGACTTTCTTTCTTGACGTACTGATCATTGTCTTTTCATATGTCCTCATTCTGAAGACAGTTATGGGCATCGCCtctggagaggagagagcaaaGGCTCTCAACACCTGTGTTTCTCATATTAGTTGTGTCCTGGTCTTTTACATCACTGTGATTGGTCTGACCTTCATCCATCGGTTTGGAAAGCATGCcccacatgtggtgcatataacCATGAGTTATGtctactttctttttcctccatttATGAATCCCATCATTTACAGCATCAAGACCAAGCAGATTCAGAGGAGCATCCTCCGTCTACTGTCTGTATAA
- the LOC114706685 gene encoding olfactory receptor 51B4 encodes MWFNNSDAAPFLLTGFLGLEAIHHWISVPFFVIYFSIILGNGTLLFIIWNDHSLHEPMYYFLAVLASTDLGMTLTTMPTVLGVLVLNQREIAHGACFIQSYFIHSLAIVESGVLLAMAYDRFVAIRTPLHYNSILTNSKVMKVALGVLLRGFVTIVPPILPLFWFPYCRSHVLSHAFCLHQDVMKLACADITFNRVYPVVLVALTFFLDALIIVFSYVLILKTVMGIASGEERAKALNTCVSHISCVLVFYITVIGLTFIHRFGKHAPHVVHITMSYVYFLFPPLMNPIIYSIKTKQIQRSILRLLSVHSRI; translated from the coding sequence ATGTGGTTCAACAACAGTGATGCTGCTCCTTTCTTGCTGACTGGCTTCCTGGGCTTGGAAGCAATTCACCACTGGATCTCTGTCCCATTCTTTGTCATCTACTTCTCCATCATTTTAGGGAATGGTACACTTCTTTTCATCATTTGGAATGACCACAGCCTCCATGAACCCATGTACTACTTCCTTGCTGTGCTGGCAAGTACAGACCTTGGGATGACACTAACCACGATGCCCACAGTGCTGGGTGTACTGGTGCTGAATCAGAGGGAGATCGCACATGGGGCCTGTTTCATTCAGTCCTACTTCATCCACTCATTAGCCATTGTAGAATCAGGGGTCTTGCttgccatggcctatgaccgctttGTTGCTATCCGCACACCTCTGCATTACAACTCTATCCTTACCAATTCCAAAGTAATGAAGGTCGCACTGGGGGTACTGCTGCGAGGTTTTGTGACTATTGTGCCCCCAATCTTGCCTCTCTTTTGGTTTCCATACTGCCGTTCCCATGTTCTTTCTCATGCCTTTTGCCTCCACCAAGACGTCATGAAACTTGCATGTGCTGACATCACCTTTAACCGTGTGTACCCAGTTGTTTTGGTTGCTTTGACTTTCTTTCTTGATGCACTGATTATTGTCTTTTCATATGTCCTCATTCTGAAGACAGTTATGGGCATAGCCtctggagaggagagagcaaaGGCTCTCAACACCTGTGTTTCTCATATTAGTTGTGTCCTGGTCTTTTACATCACTGTGATTGGTCTGACCTTCATCCACCGGTTTGGAAAGCATGCcccacatgtggtgcatataacCATGAGTTATGtctactttctctttcctccacttATGAACCCCATCATCTACAGCATCAAGACCAAGCAAATTCAGAGGAGTATCCTCCGTCTACTGTCCGTACACAGTAGGATTTAG